Proteins encoded by one window of Pseudonocardia alni:
- a CDS encoding hemolysin family protein — MNDLLALLAAVALLGVNAFFVAAEFALISARKDRLEAMADDGSAGARRVLDASHDLSRMLAASQLGITIASLLLGRLGEPAVAHLIDGPLAAVGVPEAFAYPVAFAVSLMIVVVAHMMLGEMVPKNISIAGPERAAILLVPPFLVWTRVTRPFIDLFNAMANGTLRLVGVTPRDELETAFTTGELAEMLGDSRREGLLDDSESSRIERTLSSAEATVSDVVVALEDLVCLDAGPGGSTTVSALTEAVERTGYSRFPIRGAQGRLTGYLHVKDVLDLADSESATIPPQRVRSLPSVPASARLDEALATLRAARAHLARAVDERDTTVGVVTMEDLTEAFVGSVRDATHAPGTPA; from the coding sequence GAACGCGTTCTTCGTCGCCGCGGAGTTCGCGCTGATCTCGGCTCGCAAGGACCGCCTGGAGGCCATGGCCGACGACGGGTCCGCCGGGGCGCGGCGGGTGCTCGACGCCTCGCACGACCTGTCCCGGATGCTCGCTGCCTCCCAGCTGGGCATCACCATCGCCTCGCTGCTGCTCGGCCGGCTCGGCGAGCCCGCCGTCGCGCACCTCATCGACGGGCCGCTGGCCGCCGTCGGGGTGCCGGAGGCGTTCGCCTACCCGGTCGCGTTCGCGGTGTCGCTGATGATCGTGGTCGTCGCGCACATGATGCTCGGCGAGATGGTGCCGAAGAACATCTCGATCGCGGGCCCCGAACGCGCGGCGATCCTGCTGGTCCCGCCGTTCCTGGTGTGGACCCGGGTCACCCGCCCGTTCATCGACCTGTTCAACGCGATGGCCAACGGCACCCTGCGCCTGGTCGGGGTGACCCCGCGCGACGAGCTGGAGACCGCGTTCACCACCGGTGAGCTCGCCGAGATGCTGGGCGACTCGCGCCGGGAGGGCCTGCTCGACGACTCCGAGAGCTCCCGGATCGAGCGGACCCTCTCCTCCGCGGAGGCGACCGTCTCCGACGTCGTCGTGGCCCTGGAGGACCTGGTCTGCCTCGACGCGGGCCCCGGCGGGTCGACGACGGTCTCCGCGCTCACCGAGGCCGTGGAGCGGACCGGGTACTCCCGCTTCCCGATCCGCGGCGCCCAGGGCAGGCTCACCGGGTACCTGCACGTCAAGGACGTGCTGGACCTCGCCGACTCCGAGTCGGCGACGATCCCGCCGCAGCGGGTCCGCAGCCTGCCCTCGGTCCCGGCCTCGGCCCGCCTGGACGAGGCGCTGGCGACGCTGCGGGCGGCCCGGGCACACCTGGCCCGCGCCGTCGACGAGCGCGACACCACCGTCGGCGTGGTCACCATGGAGGACCTCACCGAGGCGTTCGTCGGCAGCGTCCGCGACGCCACCCACGCCCCCGGCACCCCGGCCTGA
- a CDS encoding 3-methyladenine DNA glycosylase, giving the protein MPTPSAPTTAVPVLDGAAWRARAAAHRERVAVWTVPHRERRRRGEPHPVWDFLFTYYSHRPAQLERWNPGPGVALADAAELADRPGHVTRPDGTVLFDPAAAPARLRTTAAFVHRLLTATRSRAPRLGCFGLHEWAMVYRTDDARHRDTVPLRLGRAGTDAVVESARISCTHYDAYRFFTDAAAPRNELVPTRERQVEMEQPGCLHATMDLYKWAYKLAPAVPSEVVADCFALAADVRELDMRASPYDLSAHGFDPVPIETPAGRAEYARAQAGFAERAAPLREELIDLAGRLAGADDRPGNDDGAAGEVPDGPATA; this is encoded by the coding sequence GTGCCGACCCCGTCCGCGCCCACCACCGCCGTGCCCGTCCTCGACGGCGCCGCGTGGCGGGCGCGGGCGGCGGCGCACCGGGAGCGGGTCGCGGTGTGGACCGTGCCGCACCGCGAGCGACGCCGGCGCGGCGAGCCGCACCCGGTGTGGGACTTCCTGTTCACCTACTACTCCCACCGCCCCGCCCAGCTGGAGCGCTGGAACCCGGGCCCCGGCGTGGCGCTGGCCGACGCCGCGGAGCTCGCCGACCGCCCCGGCCACGTCACCCGGCCCGACGGCACGGTGCTGTTCGACCCCGCGGCGGCGCCGGCGCGGCTGCGGACGACGGCGGCGTTCGTGCACCGGCTGCTCACCGCGACCCGCTCCCGGGCGCCCCGGCTGGGCTGCTTCGGCCTGCACGAGTGGGCGATGGTCTACCGCACCGACGACGCCCGGCACCGCGACACGGTGCCGCTGCGCCTCGGGCGGGCGGGCACCGACGCCGTCGTCGAGTCGGCACGGATCAGCTGCACCCACTACGACGCCTACCGGTTCTTCACCGACGCCGCGGCCCCGCGCAACGAGCTCGTCCCGACCCGGGAGCGACAGGTCGAGATGGAGCAGCCGGGCTGTCTGCACGCGACGATGGACCTCTACAAGTGGGCCTACAAGCTCGCCCCGGCGGTGCCGTCGGAGGTCGTGGCCGACTGCTTCGCCCTGGCCGCGGACGTGCGCGAGCTGGACATGCGGGCCTCCCCCTACGACCTGTCCGCCCACGGGTTCGACCCGGTGCCGATCGAGACCCCCGCCGGGCGCGCCGAGTACGCCCGCGCCCAGGCCGGGTTCGCCGAGCGGGCGGCGCCGTTGCGCGAGGAGCTGATCGACCTCGCGGGGCGCCTCGCCGGGGCCGATGACCGTCCCGGGAACGACGACGGGGCCGCCGGGGAGGTCCCCG